Sequence from the Pirellulales bacterium genome:
CGGCGGACGACGGCGGGGCACGAGTTGGCGCTGGCGGTGCTGTTCACCTCGGGGATCCAGCACTACGCCGAGATCCCCGCCGGGATGGTCAAGGCGCCTGATTTCGTGCAGGAGTTCTTGCGTCATGTCCCCGCCGTTTGGGACGACGTGAAGTTCCTCGCCGGCGAGCCGGGCAAGTTCGTCGTCCTGGCCCGCCGCTGCGGCGATCGCTGGTACGTCGCGGGAATCAACGGCGAACCGACCCCGCGGAGCATCGCGTTGCCGCTGGGCGAACTGGGCGTCTCGCGGGCGGAGACGATGACGGTCATCGCCGACGGCCCCGTCGAAGCCGAAGGACCGTCGTTCCGGGAAGAGCGCGTCTCGCTCGGCGAACGGCCGTGGGAAACGACGCTCCCTCCCCACGGCGGATTTGTCGGCGTGGTCCGCGCACGCGCGAGCCAATAGTCGGCGCCAGTCGGCGTCGCCCCTCCGGGGCGACCGATCGCCGACGCTTCCTGCGCCCAGGCGACGATTGCATCGCTATTCCGCCAGCGCCTCGTCGGCCGCCGCTTCGCACAAGTCGAGCGTGAACTCGACGTCCGCTTCCACTTCGTCCGCGGTCGCGGCTTCGCCCTCGTCGGCGAGCAGCCAGTTCGGACACGCGAACGGGCTCTCGTCGGCCGGGCAGTCGCCGAAGCTGATCCCCATCGCCCGGGCCGCTTGCACCGCGGCCCCGCACGGATCGACCTCGCGAATGTGATTGACCGCCTCCATGATCGCCACGCTTCCCATCTCGGGCGGGTTGTAGCAAATCATCTCTCCGAACCGTCGCTCGACAATCAGCCGCACCGCGTGGGCGCCGTATTGCGTGGCCAGCACGCGATCGAATGTCGTTGGCGCCCCGCCTCGTTGCAGATGGCCGAGGATCACCGTGCGGCACTCGCGATGGAGCCGGCGTTCGATCTCACCCGCCACCAGCGGCCCGATCCCTCCCAGCTTCGCTTGGGCGCCTGCTCGCTCCTGCGATACGAGCCCCACGTCCGGCAACGGCGCCCCCTCGGCGACGACGACCAGCGTGAACTTCTTCCCTTTCGCCTCGCGGTCGAGGATTTTGTGGCATACGTCGTCGTAGGTCCACGGAATCTCGGGGAGCAGGATGACGTCCCCCCCGCCCGCAATTCCTGCGTGCAGGGCGATCCACCCCGCGTGGCGCCCCATAACCTCCAGGACCATGATTCGCTCGTGGCTGGCCGCGGTCGTGTGGAGCCGATCGAGGGCGTTGGTCGCGCACTCGACCGCGCTGTCGAACCCGAACGTAAATGCGGTCGCCTGCAGGTCGTTGTCGATCGTCTTGGGGACCCCCACGACGGGGATGCCGTATTCGTGAAATTGCTGGGCGACGGCAAGCGAGCCGTCGCCGCCGATGCAGATCAGACCTTCGATTCCCAACTGCCGAACCGTGCCGGCGACTCCTTCGAGCAGTTCCGGATCCAGTTCGACCCGATCGGCGACCCCGACCGTGGCTGCGAACCGGCCTTTGTTCGTCGACCCCAGGATCGTCCCCCCCTGGTTGAGGATCCCGGTCGTGTTTTTCGAAGTGAGCGTGACGTAGTTGACGGGGTTGTAGAGTCCCTCGTATCCCTTGAGGAACCCGAGACACTCGTACCCGAGTTGATGGGCCGCCTTGAACGCTCCGCGGATGACCGCGTTGAGTCCGGGGCAGTCGCCCCCGCTGGTGAGAATGCCGATGCGTTTCTTGGCGCTCATGACGGAGGGAATCCTGCGAGGATACGTAGGCGACGATGGTCTGCGGCGCAACGCCGAACAGACAATCGTAGGTCGCACTCGGCCCTCGCGCGGGGGATTGCCGCGGCCGGAACAACCGGCGCACTCCGCGTGCCCTGCAAGACCCGTCCCGCCCGACGCTTGCCGGCTTAGCAGGCAGACCAAGGGAACAGGTACGCGCGCGGATCACAGCCGTCCGGGAGTCTGCCGGCCGTGCTCCGCAAGCCGGTCTCTTCTTTCAACGACCGGTCAGCGCCTCGACAGCCGCCGCCAACCCAATCGCAGGAGCATCCGCAACTTCCCGAGCCCCTCGCCCGCAGTGACCTTCGACTCCCCTTCGCGACGGTCGGTGAACGTGATCGGCGTCTCAGCGAAGGTCGCCCCTTGCTCTCGCAGTCGCCACAGCATTTCTTCCAGATATGCGTAGCCGCTCTCACGCAGCAGCGAGAAGTCGAGCCGCTCGAGCGCCGCGACGCGGTACAGCCGGAACGCCGTGCTGGCATCGCGGACCGGCAGTCCGAGCGCCGCCCGAGTCGCGAGATTCACCGCGCGGCTTACGAGCCGCCGCGACAACGGCCACCCGTCGACGATTCCGCCGGGACAGTAACGCGAGCCGATCACCACGTCGGCGTCGGTGCGGACCTGCGTCTCGACGAGTCGCGGCAAGGCGTCAGGGGGATGACTCCAATCGGCGTCGAGCGTCGCAAGCCACTCCGCTCGTCGGGCAATCGCCCACTGCATCGCCGCCCATGTCGCGCTGCCCAGCCCCTGCTTGCCGGAGCGGTGGATGACGTGCAACCAGTCGCATTGCCGGGCTTGCTCGTCGCACCACGTCCCCGTGCCGTCGGGCGAATTGTCGTCGACCACCACTACCTTGGCGTCGGGCGAGGCGTCGCGCACCGCCGCCACCAGCGACGGCAGGTTCTCTCGTTCGTTGTACGTGGCTATCGCGACCAGCATCGGCACGCAGGACTCCCTCCATGAATCGCAACACTCGGCGCCCCGCGTCGCCGGCGCCAGGGGCGAAGGACAGGCGTCAAGTACGGCTGGCGTCGAAGGGTCAGTCGAGGAACAGCCAGTTCATCAGGGCCAGGATCGGCAGCAAGATGCAGCAGCTGTAGGCCATGTAGCCGAAGAAGCTGGGCATCTTCACTCCCGATTTCTCGGCGATCGCCTTGACCATGAAGTTCGGGCCGTTGCCGATGTAAGTCATGGCGCCCATGAAGACAGCTCCCAGACTGATGCCGGAGAGAATCGCCGCGGGGACTTGCCCCGTATCGGCCGAGCTGGCCGCCGAAGCCGGGTCCTGCGCGGTCTGGAAGAACACCAAATACGTCGGCGCGTTGTCGAGGAACGACGACAGGGCGCCGGTCGCCCAGAAGAACTCGGCCGGGCCGAGCTTGAACTTTTCGACGATCGCCGCTCCGTTGGCGTTGAGAATTTGCAGCGCGGGCTGCATGCAGACGAAGATCCCCACGAACAGCGCGGCCACCTCGACGATCGCCGCGTAGTTGAAGTTGTTCTCTTCCCGGACGCGACTCGAGCCGAAGTGAAGCGACGCGGCCACGAGGGCGAGTTGCACCACCTCGCGAAGGTACATCGGCGGGTGCCATTCGGTTCCGGGCAGCGCCTTCGAGGGATCAAGCAGCGCTACGGCCAACACGACCCCGGTCAGCAAGGCTCCGTTGACGGCCAGTCCCTCGATCTTCAGCCGGCGAACCTGCGTTAGGTCCCGCTCGATGTCGCGGAGCGTCTCACGCCGGTGGAACCAGAGGTGATCAAGGAGACAGTACGTAAGCAACAACATCCCGTTGGTGAAGAGCCACTCCTGCCACAGCCCCATCGTCCACAGGAACCCGACTCCCTTGAGATAGCCCAGGAACAGCGGCGGGTCGCCGATCGGCAGCAGGCAGCCGCCGCAATTGCAGACGATGAAGATGAAAAAGATGACGGTGTGGGCGACGTTTTTGCGCTCGCGATTGGTTTCCAAGAGCGGTCTGATAAGCACCATCGCGGCGCCGGTGGTGCCGATGAAGCTGGCCAGCACGCCGCCGACGGCCATGAACAGCCCGTTGGTGAGCGGATCGGCGGTCAGATCGCCCGTGATGCGAATGCCGCCGGCGATGACATAAAGGCTGAACAAGAGCACGATGAACGGGATGTACTCGTGCAGAATCGCATTGGCGAGGATTGCCTTGACGAAGCCGACCTGAACGCCGTCGACGGGTTGGACCACGGCGTGCCCGGGCCAGTGCGCCTCGACCGGCGCGTGATGCAGGAAGGCGTAGTACGCGAGGGTGACCAGCCCCAGCCCTGCGGCAACCTTGAATCGGTTGAGGTTGTGCTCCCACCAATGCTCGGTGGCGTGCAGCAGCGGAAAGACTGCAATCGCGCCCAGAAGCAGCACGAACGGAATCACCGACCAAGCGGGCGGGGGCGAGGCGTGGTCGGCGGCATGCTCGACGGCCAGACCCGCCGCGTGAGCCGCGCCTTCCGAGACCGCGACGGCGTGGGCCGCGTGGCCGAGCGACTGCTCGGTCCATCCTTGCGGCACATGAGCGAACATCGCCGCGGCGTAGGCCAGCAGGACCGCAAGGAGGACCAGGACGACGCTGTTGCCGCCGGGCAGCGTTCCGGCACGATTCATGGTGATGGCGTCCGACGACACGGTGACTCCCCCCGGGAGGCGGCAATGCGTGGAGCCTGCCGTGCGAGGGACTTGCGAGTGCGACGGCCGCAGCGTCGCATCGGTCCCAAACTACGGGGTCGGCAGGCGTTCGTCCATGCCCCGCGGACGCACCCCTGGCGAGCGTCGGTCAGAGCACGCTCGCCGGCGGCTTTGCAAGTGCAAAGTCTGGCCATCCGGGCGCATTGGTGCGCAACGACTGCGCACCGGCGGACCCTAGGCCGCGAGTTACGCAACCGTAGCTCTAGGATGCGAACGAATCTCGATCGGCAACCCGCAGGGGGGGAGTTCGGGCGAATTCCGCCCCGGCGGCGATCGGCAGAAGCCGTACAGGCGATACGGTGCGCGAGCTTCGCGGGGGGGGCGACTCGGAAAGACGGATGAGATCCCAGCGTTCGAACGAGGTCCCGACTGCAAGGAGCCGGAACCCCGCGGTCGCCTGAGTCGGCAGGCGGCGCGCACCGGCGAGTGATTTCGGTCCCGCCCCCCCGTCGCCGGTCTGCCGCAGTTCCGCGCTTGGGTCCGTCGTCGAACGAGGTCGATTCTTCCCGGCTGCGAGGGGGGGTGGCCACGACGTTCTTGGCCACCCCCAGCTTTCCCCAGCTTTTGGCGGGCCGCCCGGGGGGGGGGCGAAGGCCGAGTTCGCCCCCCAAACCCCGCATTTGCGAAAAACAGAGAATTCAATGCGCAACGTTTGCGTGCGATCTTGGGTGATTTTGATTAATCTGAGGGTAGCGATTCCTCGCGATTTGAGCCCTGCTCGATCCGCGACTCCTCATTTTCGCCTCGCTGTCGGGTCCCGCTCGTCAGCCGCCTTCAACGGGAGAAGACCTCATGAAGTTACCGAGACTGTTGGCCGCCGCGGCCCTGACGCTGGTC
This genomic interval carries:
- a CDS encoding 6-phosphofructokinase, whose product is MSAKKRIGILTSGGDCPGLNAVIRGAFKAAHQLGYECLGFLKGYEGLYNPVNYVTLTSKNTTGILNQGGTILGSTNKGRFAATVGVADRVELDPELLEGVAGTVRQLGIEGLICIGGDGSLAVAQQFHEYGIPVVGVPKTIDNDLQATAFTFGFDSAVECATNALDRLHTTAASHERIMVLEVMGRHAGWIALHAGIAGGGDVILLPEIPWTYDDVCHKILDREAKGKKFTLVVVAEGAPLPDVGLVSQERAGAQAKLGGIGPLVAGEIERRLHRECRTVILGHLQRGGAPTTFDRVLATQYGAHAVRLIVERRFGEMICYNPPEMGSVAIMEAVNHIREVDPCGAAVQAARAMGISFGDCPADESPFACPNWLLADEGEAATADEVEADVEFTLDLCEAAADEALAE
- a CDS encoding polyprenol monophosphomannose synthase gives rise to the protein MPMLVAIATYNERENLPSLVAAVRDASPDAKVVVVDDNSPDGTGTWCDEQARQCDWLHVIHRSGKQGLGSATWAAMQWAIARRAEWLATLDADWSHPPDALPRLVETQVRTDADVVIGSRYCPGGIVDGWPLSRRLVSRAVNLATRAALGLPVRDASTAFRLYRVAALERLDFSLLRESGYAYLEEMLWRLREQGATFAETPITFTDRREGESKVTAGEGLGKLRMLLRLGWRRLSRR
- a CDS encoding sodium:proton antiporter, whose protein sequence is MNRAGTLPGGNSVVLVLLAVLLAYAAAMFAHVPQGWTEQSLGHAAHAVAVSEGAAHAAGLAVEHAADHASPPPAWSVIPFVLLLGAIAVFPLLHATEHWWEHNLNRFKVAAGLGLVTLAYYAFLHHAPVEAHWPGHAVVQPVDGVQVGFVKAILANAILHEYIPFIVLLFSLYVIAGGIRITGDLTADPLTNGLFMAVGGVLASFIGTTGAAMVLIRPLLETNRERKNVAHTVIFFIFIVCNCGGCLLPIGDPPLFLGYLKGVGFLWTMGLWQEWLFTNGMLLLTYCLLDHLWFHRRETLRDIERDLTQVRRLKIEGLAVNGALLTGVVLAVALLDPSKALPGTEWHPPMYLREVVQLALVAASLHFGSSRVREENNFNYAAIVEVAALFVGIFVCMQPALQILNANGAAIVEKFKLGPAEFFWATGALSSFLDNAPTYLVFFQTAQDPASAASSADTGQVPAAILSGISLGAVFMGAMTYIGNGPNFMVKAIAEKSGVKMPSFFGYMAYSCCILLPILALMNWLFLD